A DNA window from Microcystis aeruginosa NIES-843 contains the following coding sequences:
- a CDS encoding Uma2 family endonuclease, producing MVIVEDELKEIIFPKSDLLSDEPPMETELHLRQLMLLIQSLELLWKDRQDFYAFGNLTIYYSPNQRKSEYFRGPDFFVVLGVARKPRKSWVVWEEEGKYPQVIIEILSDSTAETDRGLKKEIYQETFRTPNYFWFDLTSLEFKGFQLMAGKYEEIAANEQGWLWSQQLELFLGIHRKFWV from the coding sequence ATGGTTATTGTTGAAGATGAGTTAAAGGAAATTATCTTTCCCAAAAGTGATTTACTGAGTGATGAACCCCCTATGGAAACAGAGTTACATCTGCGTCAATTGATGCTTTTGATCCAATCACTAGAGTTATTATGGAAAGACCGCCAAGATTTCTATGCTTTTGGTAATCTGACTATTTATTACAGCCCTAATCAACGAAAATCAGAATATTTTAGGGGTCCTGATTTTTTTGTGGTTTTGGGAGTAGCAAGAAAACCGCGTAAAAGTTGGGTAGTGTGGGAAGAAGAGGGGAAATATCCCCAGGTCATCATCGAGATTTTGTCTGATTCAACGGCAGAAACTGATAGAGGTTTAAAGAAAGAAATTTATCAGGAAACTTTCCGGACTCCTAATTATTTTTGGTTTGATCTCACCAGTTTAGAATTTAAGGGGTTTCAGTTGATGGCAGGAAAATACGAAGAAATTGCAGCGAATGAACAGGGCTGGTTATGGAGTCAACAGTTAGAATTATTTTTAGGGATTCATC
- a CDS encoding type I polyketide synthase, translated as MKASPQIAIVGMACLYPDADSPQELWENVLSQRRAFRRFPSERLSLSDYYSPDKSAPDVIYSTQAAVIEGYEFDRIAYKVVGSTFRSADLAHWLALDIASQALNDAGFPDGKGLNKETTGVLLGNTLTGELSRANTLRLRWPYVRHRVEEQLLKQGLSDKERQIFLNELENRFKEPFEPIGEESLAGNLSNTIAGRICNYFDLKGGGYIVDGACSSSLLAVANGCSALVAEDLDIALVGGVDISMDPFELVGFAKTGALASGEMKVYDQGSNGFIPGEGCGFLVLMRHGDALAQNKRIYAVIQGWGISSDGKGGITRPEVEGQLFALNRAYKRAEFTGDTIAYFEGHGTGTAVGDGTELEVLSRIHPDTVNKAVIGSIKANIGHTKAAAGIAGLIKATMAVHRQILPPVTGCDRPQARLTEDKARLQVLKEGQIWPNSLPLRAGVSAMGFGGINSHIIIEGLSQIRRHTLTPQEQKLIHSPQDAELFLLSANSQEDLQAQVNRLLNIVPRISQSEMTDLAVELAKKVNPHLPYRLAIIASSPDSLTNHLVGAQGLRSLIPPGQNLDNIFTNNEKQINKIGFLFPGQSAPVYLHGGLWERRFPVIKQLYNKAQLAKGKDNTVTNIAQPAIITACLGGLQLLENLNIKADLAIGHSLGELCALFWANAYDKTQLINLAKIRGQAMAQLGHPTGRMASINADAETVKSLLNGRIVEIAGLNSPYQTIISGEALGIKDVVEKAQNKGIKTVYLPVSHAFHSPLVARAVQPLEDYLQTYPLNSLEKTVISTVTGEKLPLNTDWRSLLLEQITSPVRFIDAVKSAEKEVDLFIEVGSGSILSRLVADITDIPVISLDSSSESLQGLLKTVAVMFVNGVKVNYQGLFEDRFSRPFNLDYQPHFIGNPCEIKAKGKSQQAKVENIDLLLPNHSQNLKPNTSNLKPQTSKIEVIRQLVAQKTELPLETIENHHRLLADLHLNSISVSQLVIEAARQLDLSPPHSPTDYANATIQYLAAALEELGKNNPQIPQESIPMGVDNWVRAFTVELIEKPLIKSDKKQINREKAGNWHIIAHADHPLLPNLSLLQPTLKHEQEKGIIICLKPYPDKSEIDLLLKGAKLSIKEKKPLILIQQGGGYASFARTFYLENRQIPTCVIDIPFHHPNAVNIILSEITATDSYTEVYYDENGKRFLRQLNLLGLEKDTDNPKQKKALKRPNKSKIKELLLVTGGGRGIASECALSLAKENKATLAILGRSQPEDNRELAENLARMKSANIQVHYYSCDVSDAESVQQTIAEIKTNLGEITGILHGAGVNTPKLIQHLEPEDFLATLAPKVKGLQHILTEINPDSLNYLISFGSIIAETGLKGEADYGLANEWLGNIVAEFSRKYPNCRCLNLEWSVWSGIGMGERLGTVEKLRNEGITPISPDIGIKYLHLLLNQSLPTASVIIAGRFGEPPTLSLKPQELSFLRFLETKKVDYTGIELITEAELSLDNDPYLQDHVYQGEYIFPGVLGLEAIAQVATALLPTLARKEDQTLNKGETGGLRFESVKFNRPIVVSADQPLKIQIATLITDSGKVKAVIRCANTGFSIDHFEAIISHSSVGEPDCRPMIPPVPLKEGKNNPQINPDTDLYGHLLFHKARFQRIKGYSHLKATECIAEINIEQKTAWFSRYLPQSLILGDAGARDAVIHALQACVPHATILPTGIERLTVYSVNLGENQFVSAKERLHQGDTFVYDLEVFNNDGNLLEVWQGLELKVIKHRNPQDTWIPALLPCYLERKIKEVMPNVDLTLILDQDATVERRVRSDRSLGMLTSSPSVIQRRGDGKPELSDNEAVSVSHAEDLTLVLKGASGCDLEPIIPRNVQMWRDLLGENSFNLAEVISQENHEDLNIAATRIWSAKESIKKAGLSLDIPLTLSSFSQQSTPLSPILWLSSGKDLIITLPVYFRETKTAFILAIFVQTVPEKSDLLQTELSKFF; from the coding sequence ATGAAAGCTTCTCCTCAAATTGCTATTGTTGGCATGGCTTGTCTTTATCCTGATGCCGATTCTCCACAGGAATTATGGGAAAATGTCCTGTCTCAGCGTCGGGCATTTCGTCGCTTTCCCTCAGAGCGATTATCGTTAAGTGACTACTATTCTCCCGATAAAAGCGCCCCCGATGTCATTTATTCGACTCAAGCTGCCGTTATTGAGGGCTATGAATTCGATCGCATTGCTTATAAAGTGGTGGGGAGTACCTTTCGTTCGGCTGATTTAGCCCACTGGTTAGCGTTAGATATTGCGTCTCAGGCGTTGAATGATGCCGGATTTCCCGACGGAAAGGGGTTAAATAAAGAAACAACCGGGGTTTTACTGGGAAATACCCTCACAGGCGAGTTATCGCGGGCTAATACCCTAAGATTGCGTTGGCCCTATGTGCGTCATAGGGTAGAAGAACAATTATTAAAACAAGGATTATCGGACAAAGAACGGCAAATTTTCTTAAATGAATTAGAAAATCGCTTTAAAGAACCCTTTGAACCGATTGGAGAGGAATCTTTAGCGGGAAATCTCTCGAATACGATAGCGGGGAGAATTTGTAATTATTTTGACTTAAAAGGGGGCGGATATATCGTCGATGGGGCTTGTAGTTCCTCTTTACTGGCAGTAGCGAATGGTTGTTCGGCTTTAGTCGCTGAAGATTTAGATATCGCTTTAGTCGGGGGTGTGGATATTAGTATGGACCCTTTTGAGTTGGTGGGTTTTGCTAAAACGGGGGCCTTAGCCTCTGGGGAGATGAAAGTGTATGATCAAGGGTCTAATGGGTTTATTCCGGGGGAAGGATGCGGTTTTCTGGTGTTAATGCGTCATGGGGATGCCCTAGCCCAAAATAAACGGATTTATGCTGTTATTCAGGGTTGGGGGATTTCTTCCGATGGCAAAGGCGGAATTACTCGCCCGGAAGTGGAAGGACAGTTATTTGCTTTAAATCGCGCCTATAAACGGGCTGAATTTACGGGGGATACTATAGCTTATTTTGAAGGCCATGGTACGGGAACGGCGGTGGGTGATGGAACCGAATTAGAGGTTTTATCTCGTATTCATCCAGATACGGTAAATAAAGCCGTTATTGGTTCAATTAAAGCGAATATTGGCCATACTAAGGCGGCGGCAGGGATAGCAGGGTTAATTAAGGCGACTATGGCGGTTCATCGTCAAATTTTACCACCGGTGACGGGATGCGATCGCCCTCAGGCTCGGTTAACCGAAGACAAGGCAAGGTTACAGGTATTAAAAGAGGGGCAAATCTGGCCAAATTCCTTACCTTTACGGGCAGGAGTGAGTGCCATGGGTTTTGGGGGCATTAATAGTCATATTATCATAGAGGGATTAAGTCAGATTCGTCGTCACACTTTAACGCCACAGGAACAAAAATTAATCCATTCTCCCCAAGATGCGGAGTTATTCCTATTGAGTGCAAATAGTCAAGAAGACTTACAAGCACAGGTTAATCGGTTATTAAATATTGTTCCTCGCATATCCCAGTCAGAAATGACGGATCTTGCCGTTGAATTAGCGAAAAAGGTCAATCCTCATTTACCCTATCGTCTGGCCATTATTGCATCTTCCCCCGATAGCTTAACCAATCACCTTGTAGGAGCGCAAGGCTTGCGCTCGTTGATCCCCCCCGGTCAAAATTTAGATAATATCTTTACCAATAACGAAAAACAGATCAATAAAATAGGTTTTCTCTTTCCGGGGCAATCCGCACCAGTTTATCTTCATGGGGGACTCTGGGAAAGACGTTTTCCTGTGATTAAACAATTATATAACAAGGCTCAGTTAGCCAAGGGTAAGGATAACACGGTGACGAATATTGCTCAACCGGCGATCATTACGGCTTGCCTAGGGGGGTTACAACTCTTAGAAAACTTAAATATTAAAGCAGATTTAGCCATAGGACACAGTTTAGGGGAATTATGCGCTTTATTTTGGGCAAATGCCTATGATAAGACTCAATTAATTAATCTAGCTAAAATTCGCGGTCAAGCAATGGCACAACTGGGCCACCCAACAGGTAGAATGGCCAGCATTAACGCCGATGCAGAAACGGTTAAAAGTTTATTAAATGGACGTATCGTTGAGATTGCGGGATTAAATTCACCCTATCAGACAATAATCTCAGGAGAGGCCTTAGGGATTAAAGATGTTGTTGAAAAAGCCCAAAATAAAGGCATTAAAACCGTTTATTTGCCTGTCTCCCACGCTTTCCATTCTCCCCTAGTGGCCCGGGCTGTGCAACCCTTAGAAGATTATTTACAAACTTATCCCTTAAATTCCCTGGAAAAAACGGTTATTTCTACCGTAACAGGCGAAAAATTGCCATTAAATACCGACTGGCGCTCGCTTTTGTTAGAACAAATCACCTCACCCGTGCGCTTCATCGATGCAGTCAAGTCAGCAGAGAAAGAGGTTGATTTATTCATTGAAGTGGGTTCTGGTTCGATATTAAGCCGTTTAGTGGCAGATATAACGGATATTCCCGTAATTTCTCTCGATAGCAGTAGTGAGTCTTTACAAGGGTTATTGAAAACGGTTGCAGTGATGTTTGTTAATGGTGTCAAGGTTAACTATCAAGGGTTATTTGAAGATAGATTTAGTCGTCCCTTTAATTTAGACTATCAACCCCATTTTATTGGCAATCCATGTGAGATCAAGGCAAAGGGCAAAAGTCAACAGGCAAAAGTAGAGAATATTGATCTTTTATTACCTAATCATAGCCAAAACCTCAAACCTAATACCTCAAACCTGAAACCTCAAACCTCAAAAATTGAAGTTATTCGTCAATTAGTCGCACAAAAAACAGAGTTACCCCTAGAAACCATTGAAAATCATCATCGCTTGCTGGCGGATCTGCACCTTAATTCTATCAGTGTCAGTCAATTAGTGATCGAAGCAGCGCGTCAGTTAGACTTATCTCCTCCCCATTCACCGACAGATTATGCCAATGCAACTATTCAGTATCTAGCAGCAGCTTTAGAAGAATTAGGCAAAAATAATCCTCAAATTCCTCAAGAATCAATCCCTATGGGTGTTGATAATTGGGTGCGTGCGTTTACGGTTGAATTAATCGAAAAACCGTTAATTAAATCAGATAAAAAGCAAATAAATCGAGAAAAAGCGGGAAATTGGCATATTATCGCCCATGCTGATCATCCTTTATTACCTAACCTATCTCTTTTACAACCCACCTTAAAGCATGAGCAGGAAAAAGGGATTATTATTTGTTTAAAACCCTATCCTGATAAATCAGAAATCGATTTGCTTTTAAAAGGGGCAAAATTATCTATAAAAGAAAAAAAACCCTTAATTTTGATTCAACAAGGAGGAGGATATGCGTCCTTTGCGAGAACTTTTTATCTAGAAAATCGTCAAATTCCTACCTGTGTGATTGATATTCCTTTTCATCATCCCAATGCAGTTAATATCATTCTCTCAGAAATCACTGCAACCGATAGCTATACAGAAGTTTATTATGATGAAAACGGAAAACGGTTTCTTCGTCAATTAAACTTGTTAGGGTTAGAAAAAGATACCGATAACCCTAAGCAGAAAAAAGCCCTAAAAAGGCCAAATAAAAGCAAAATCAAGGAGCTTCTTTTGGTGACGGGGGGAGGGAGAGGTATTGCCTCAGAATGTGCCTTATCCTTAGCTAAAGAAAATAAAGCCACCTTAGCGATTTTAGGACGTTCTCAACCTGAAGATAACCGAGAATTAGCCGAAAATTTAGCAAGAATGAAGTCTGCAAACATCCAAGTCCATTATTATTCTTGTGATGTCAGTGATGCTGAGTCAGTTCAGCAAACTATCGCCGAAATTAAGACAAATTTAGGAGAAATTACGGGCATTTTACACGGTGCAGGGGTTAATACACCGAAATTGATTCAACATCTTGAGCCAGAAGATTTCTTAGCAACTTTAGCCCCAAAAGTCAAGGGTTTGCAACATATCTTAACGGAAATTAATCCCGATTCTCTCAACTATTTAATCAGCTTCGGTTCAATTATTGCCGAAACTGGATTGAAAGGAGAAGCAGACTATGGGTTAGCCAATGAATGGTTAGGGAATATTGTAGCGGAATTTAGTCGAAAATACCCTAATTGTCGCTGTTTAAACCTAGAATGGTCGGTTTGGTCCGGTATTGGCATGGGAGAACGTTTAGGAACAGTTGAAAAGCTAAGAAATGAAGGTATTACCCCTATTTCTCCCGATATTGGCATTAAATACTTACATTTACTTTTAAATCAATCCCTACCCACTGCCTCTGTCATTATCGCTGGGCGTTTTGGTGAACCGCCGACTTTAAGCTTAAAACCGCAAGAATTGTCTTTTTTACGCTTTTTAGAGACAAAGAAAGTTGATTACACGGGAATTGAACTGATTACTGAAGCAGAATTATCCTTAGACAATGATCCTTATTTACAAGATCATGTTTATCAAGGAGAATACATTTTCCCCGGTGTCCTGGGGTTAGAAGCGATCGCACAGGTGGCCACTGCATTACTCCCCACCTTAGCAAGGAAGGAGGATCAAACCCTTAACAAGGGGGAAACTGGAGGATTAAGGTTTGAATCGGTTAAATTTAACCGTCCGATCGTGGTTTCTGCCGATCAACCCTTAAAGATACAAATTGCTACCTTAATCACCGATTCTGGAAAGGTTAAGGCCGTTATTCGCTGTGCCAATACAGGGTTTAGTATCGATCATTTTGAAGCCATCATCAGCCATTCTTCTGTGGGGGAGCCAGACTGTCGCCCAATGATCCCCCCTGTCCCCCTTAAAGAAGGAAAAAATAACCCTCAAATTAACCCAGATACGGACTTATATGGTCATTTATTGTTCCATAAAGCAAGATTTCAACGAATTAAGGGTTATTCTCATCTCAAAGCAACCGAATGTATTGCAGAAATTAACATTGAGCAAAAAACTGCTTGGTTTAGTCGTTATTTACCTCAATCCCTGATTTTAGGCGATGCAGGGGCAAGAGATGCCGTTATCCATGCTTTACAAGCTTGTGTTCCCCATGCCACTATTCTACCCACTGGCATAGAACGCTTAACGGTATATTCTGTCAATTTAGGCGAAAATCAGTTTGTTTCAGCCAAAGAAAGACTTCATCAAGGAGATACCTTTGTCTATGATCTTGAGGTATTCAATAACGATGGCAATCTCTTAGAAGTGTGGCAAGGATTGGAATTAAAGGTGATTAAACACAGAAATCCTCAAGATACCTGGATTCCAGCCCTTTTACCCTGTTATTTAGAACGAAAGATTAAGGAGGTGATGCCTAATGTCGATTTAACTTTAATTCTCGATCAGGATGCAACGGTAGAAAGACGAGTCAGAAGCGATCGCAGTTTAGGGATGTTAACCTCATCCCCTAGTGTGATTCAGCGTCGGGGGGATGGCAAGCCCGAATTAAGCGATAACGAGGCGGTTTCGGTGTCTCATGCCGAAGATTTAACCCTTGTGCTTAAG